The genomic interval TTACCAAAACCTAAGGCAGATCACTTACAGTATATCCTTTTAGAATTACAGCTTTTTAAGGCTTAAACCCATTCTTTTGACAATTTGATTTAATCATTCTCCGGATCTGGCGGCGTACAAATGGTATTTATACGTCCTTTTTATAAAAAAAAAAGCAGCACGCTTTGGCCTTAACGATATAAAACCAAATCATTCTGGCAAAAAAGTACAGGTCAAATACGGGCAAACAGCTGGGCTCCAGAATAGTGAAAAACCTGATCGAAAACAGAAGCCCGGCGGGCTGTAAAAGCAATGCCGGCCTTGTCTGATATATGGTTTTGGATTATTTTTGCAGCATGAATTACGAAGATATAAAAAGACATTTTGAAGCGTTTCCTCCTCCCCTTGAGGTGGAATGGAAGCCCTGGGCAAAGATTACAGATACGCAGCTTTTTTTGAAGAGCTGCTACATCGGCATACGCAATTTCAACGGTCCTGTAGAGAGATGCCCGGCCTGGTGGCATCTCAAGGATTTTTACCTGCACATCAAACGCACCATGCCCAGTCAAGGGAGCCCTGAAAAAGAAACTGCCCCTGAATAATAAAGCCCTGTCCTGTAAGATCTTGTCTGATTAAAGATCCGCAAGCATTCAGATCCCTCATCATTATTTTTATCTTTAGCAGGCTGGAAGTTTTTTTTCCATCTCTTTTCTTAAGCTCTTAAGGTCCCTGTCCAAAATCCCTTTTAAAAGATCTTTTAATTCCATAAAGGTAGGCGGTTTTACGGCATAATAATCCGCCCCGAGATTATAGGCGGTCCGGATATGCATCGCACTGCTGCTGGTGGACAGCATGATAATCTTTATATTTTTGAAATCGCTGCCGCCGTTTCGAATTTCTTTAAGGCATTCAAATCCGTTTTTTCGGGGCATATTGATATCCAGAAATATCGTTTCAGGAAGATGCTTCGCCTTTTCAAGGGTTTCCAGCAGTTCGCAGCCGTCTGCCGTCTGCACTACCAAAATGGGCAGGTTTAATTCTTCGACTGCATCAGCAAACAGCAGTCTGTCATCTTCGTCATCTTCAGCAAGATAAATAATCTTCTCCCAATTCTGCTTTTGTGGCATAGCTTTTAAATTTATAGTGCGGCAGGTAAAAATAGATCTGAAAGCCGCAGTGGTTAAAAAAACTTAGGTCTTAGACTATTGAAAATAGAATTACATTTTTTGGTGGTAACTGTAAAGATAATTCTTTTTTTCTAAAAGAAAAAACTTTCAAAAAAAGATGATTCCTGTGGGCTGAAATGCCTGTTTGGAAAAATCCAAATATGCTGGCGGCGGCGGTTTAAAAAAATCCAAAATAAAGACCTGCCGTAAATTCTGAATAAAGTCTTTCTGCTTAATTGCAGCATAATCCAGACCGCCCGTAAAATCAGTATTTTGATTTTTTGTTATTATTTAGAACATAATATTTTTAAAAATTGTTATCATCTGTGCTAATTTTGACAGGTATAAATGATAAAGATTATGAACCGGGCTATTGTACACATTGACATGAACACCTTTTTCGTCTCCTGCGAAAGGCTTACTAATTCAGAGCTTACTGGGATTCCGCTGATTATCGGCGGGGGCGAGCGGGGCGTTGTGGCTTCCTGCTCCTATGAGGCGCGCCGTTTCGGGGTGCGTTCGGCAATGCCCATCCAGATGGCGCTCAGGTTATGTCCGCAGGCCAAGGTTATGAAAGGCGATATGGAACTCTATTCAAGGCTCTCCCATGACGTTACCGAAATCATTCAGGAGAAAGCCCCTGTGGTGGAAAAGGCCTCTATTGATGAATTTTATCTTGACATCACCGGAATGGACAGATTCTACGGAAGCTACAAGTGGACCGATGAGCTGGCGCAGCGCATCACAAAGGAAACCGGCCTTCCCCTCACCTTTGCCCTTTCCATCAATAAAACGGTATCGAAGATCGGAACAGGTGAAGGAAAACAGAAACAGAACCTGGAGATCCCGGAGCATCTGGTGCAGTCTTTTTTAAACCCGCTCTCAGTGCGGAAAATACCGATGGTGGGCGATAAAACCTTCCAGCTCTTATCCCGAATCGGCATACGTACCATTAAGACCCTTTCTGAAATGCCAGCCGAAGCGCTCCAGCGCATGATCGGCCAGAACGGCATTGAACTCTGGAAAAAAGCCAATGGCATTGACAACAACCCCGTGGAACCGTATACCGAAAGAAAGTCGATTTCCACCGAGCATACTTTTTCACAGGATACCATCGACATGGATAAACTGGGAAGGGTTATCCTTGGTATGGTCGAGAAGCTTTCGTATCAGCTGCGCTCCGAGCAGTGGCTCACCTCAACGGTTACGGTCAAGATCCGGTATGCCAACTTTGATACAGAAACAAAGCAGTGCAGGGTGCAGTATACCTCAGCAGATCATATCCTGACCCAGACCGCAATGGATCTTTTTGGCAGGCTCTACCAGCGCCGGATGCGCCTGCGCTTGATTGGGGTGCGTTTCAGCGGACTGGTGCGGGGAACCTATCAGATCGACCTGTTTAACGATACCCAGGAAATGCTGGCGCTCTACCAGGCTATGGACCGGATGAAAAACCGTTACGGTTTTGATGCGGTGATGCGCTGCGCCGGTGCTTCCTTTAAGCCCAATACCAAAGACGAAATCTTAAAACGTAAAAAATAAATCATGTATCTCAACTGCCACTGCTTCCACTCCCTGCGTTATGGCACCATACCGCTCGAAGATCTGATATCCAAGGCAGCCGCCTTGGGTGTCAGGGCTATGGCACTCACTGATATTAATACCGTAACAGGGATTTATGACTTTGTAAAGGGATGCCGGGCTGTGAATATAAAGCCTATTGTCGGAATAGAATTCCGCTCAGAGAATCAGCTGCGCTATATCGGGCTGGCAAAAAATGCGGCGGGCCTTGCTGAGATGAACCGCTTTCTGACCCGGCATAATTTTGAAAATGCCCCGCTTCCTTTGTCCGCTCCGGACTTTGAAAATGTTTTTGTGGTTTATCCTCTGGAGAATGTGCCCGCAGTTTTAAAAGAACATGAGTTTATCGGGATTCGTCCTGAACAGACCCCTGTACTGATTCTCAGTGACTGGAAGAACCAAATAGACAAGATGGTCGTGCTCCAGCCAGTTACCTTCCGCACCAAAACGGAATACAAGCTGCATAAAATACTGCGGGCCGTTGACCTGAATGTAATTCTTTCACGACTCGGCAATACCGATTACTGCAGGAAGACAGAAGTAATGGTGGATCTGGGCAGGATCCTGAAATGTTATGAAGGATACCCGCAGATCATTTCCAATACGGAAAAAATAATAGCGGACTGCCATTTTGAATTTGATTTCAAAACGCCGAAAAACAAGAAATACTACACCAATAACAAAAAGGACGACTTGCAGCTGCTCAGCACCCTCGCCCAGCAGGGGCTCGAATGGCGTTATGGGCAGCATAATGCAGAGGCAAAATCAAGGATGTTCCGCGAGCTTAAGGTAATAGACCAGCTGGAATTCAGCGGCTATTTTTTAATTACCTGGGATATCATCCGTTTCAGCAATTCTCAGGGGTTTCTGCATATTGGGCGAGGCAGCGGTGCCAACAGCATCATCGCCTACTGTCTCGGAATTACCGATATATGTCCTTTGGAACTGGATCTGTATTTTGAGCGTTTTTTGAACCTGAACCGCAAAAGTCCTCCCGATTTTGACATTGACTGGAGCTGGAAGGAACGTGACATAATTCTGGAATACATTTTCTCCCGTTACGGATATGACCATGTGGCATTCTGCGGCACCAATGTAGAATTCAAATATCGTTCTATATTCCGTGAAGTAGGCAAGGTTTTCGGGCTTCCAAAAGAAGAACTCGATGCGCTTGCCAAAAACCCGATGACCCTGCACCCTGCAAATGAAGTGGTCCGTGAAGTACAGCAGTACGGCATGATGCTGGAGAAATACCCCAACCAGAGAAGCATGCATTCCTGCGGCATCCTGATTTCCGAAGAGCCCATCACCAACTATTCCGTACTGGAAATGCCTCCCAAGGGCTTTCCCATAGTGCTTTTTGACATGCATACCGCCGAAGATATCGGGCTTGAAAAGTTTGATATCCTGAGCCAGCGCGGGATCGGCCATATTGATGACAGCGTAAAACTGATTGAGAAAAATCGCGGCATAAGGCTCAATATTCGTGACACCACGATTTCAAAAGATGAAGCCAGCTGCAACAGCTTTCTTGCAATGGGAAAAACCATAGGCTGCTTTTATATCGAGAGCCCTGCCATGAGAGGGCTGCTGCGGCGTCTGAAATGTGACAATTATAAAACCCTTGTGGCGGCCTCCTCCATCATACGCCCGGGGGTCGCGCAATCGGGAATGATGAAGGAATATATCTTCAGGCACAATCATCCCGACAGGTTTGAATACTTCCATCCAGTGTTCGAGCAGCAGCTCGGGGAAACCTACGGCATTATGGTATATCAGGAAGATGTCATTAAAATTGCCCTGCATTACGGCGGGCTTCCTGCAGCCGACGGGGATATTCTGCGCCGTGCCATGTCTGGAAAAGGACGCTCCAAAGCCGCATTGCAGAAAGTAAAAGACAATTTTTTTGCATCCTGCGCGGCCCAGGGGCACCCCTTGGCGCTCAGCCAGGAAATATACCGCCAGATCGAGTCCTTTGCAGGCTATTCGTTCTGCAAGGCACACTCAGCCTCCTATGCCGTGGAAAGCTACCAGAGCCTGTATCTGAAAGTGCATTATCCAATCGAATTTATGGTGGCGGTAATCAACAATCAGGGCGGTTTCTACCGCACCGAAGTGT from Flavobacterium sp. YJ01 carries:
- a CDS encoding response regulator, which gives rise to MPQKQNWEKIIYLAEDDEDDRLLFADAVEELNLPILVVQTADGCELLETLEKAKHLPETIFLDINMPRKNGFECLKEIRNGGSDFKNIKIIMLSTSSSAMHIRTAYNLGADYYAVKPPTFMELKDLLKGILDRDLKSLRKEMEKKLPAC
- the dinB gene encoding DNA polymerase IV, which codes for MNRAIVHIDMNTFFVSCERLTNSELTGIPLIIGGGERGVVASCSYEARRFGVRSAMPIQMALRLCPQAKVMKGDMELYSRLSHDVTEIIQEKAPVVEKASIDEFYLDITGMDRFYGSYKWTDELAQRITKETGLPLTFALSINKTVSKIGTGEGKQKQNLEIPEHLVQSFLNPLSVRKIPMVGDKTFQLLSRIGIRTIKTLSEMPAEALQRMIGQNGIELWKKANGIDNNPVEPYTERKSISTEHTFSQDTIDMDKLGRVILGMVEKLSYQLRSEQWLTSTVTVKIRYANFDTETKQCRVQYTSADHILTQTAMDLFGRLYQRRMRLRLIGVRFSGLVRGTYQIDLFNDTQEMLALYQAMDRMKNRYGFDAVMRCAGASFKPNTKDEILKRKK
- the dnaE gene encoding DNA polymerase III subunit alpha, whose product is MYLNCHCFHSLRYGTIPLEDLISKAAALGVRAMALTDINTVTGIYDFVKGCRAVNIKPIVGIEFRSENQLRYIGLAKNAAGLAEMNRFLTRHNFENAPLPLSAPDFENVFVVYPLENVPAVLKEHEFIGIRPEQTPVLILSDWKNQIDKMVVLQPVTFRTKTEYKLHKILRAVDLNVILSRLGNTDYCRKTEVMVDLGRILKCYEGYPQIISNTEKIIADCHFEFDFKTPKNKKYYTNNKKDDLQLLSTLAQQGLEWRYGQHNAEAKSRMFRELKVIDQLEFSGYFLITWDIIRFSNSQGFLHIGRGSGANSIIAYCLGITDICPLELDLYFERFLNLNRKSPPDFDIDWSWKERDIILEYIFSRYGYDHVAFCGTNVEFKYRSIFREVGKVFGLPKEELDALAKNPMTLHPANEVVREVQQYGMMLEKYPNQRSMHSCGILISEEPITNYSVLEMPPKGFPIVLFDMHTAEDIGLEKFDILSQRGIGHIDDSVKLIEKNRGIRLNIRDTTISKDEASCNSFLAMGKTIGCFYIESPAMRGLLRRLKCDNYKTLVAASSIIRPGVAQSGMMKEYIFRHNHPDRFEYFHPVFEQQLGETYGIMVYQEDVIKIALHYGGLPAADGDILRRAMSGKGRSKAALQKVKDNFFASCAAQGHPLALSQEIYRQIESFAGYSFCKAHSASYAVESYQSLYLKVHYPIEFMVAVINNQGGFYRTEVYVHEAKMSGAAVHNPCVNKSQLETTLYGSDVYLGFMHLQSLESKTAVLIQQEREKNGLYKSLEDFINRIPIGIEAIQILIFIGAFRFTGKTKNQLLVIARLILVNFNPENRAPMLLQEPVKEFVLPQLERSAFEDAFDEIELLGFPVSCSPFDLLQTPFRGSVMAKDLLDHHKKQVRMLAYLISRKHVPTKMGAMYFGTWIDAEGQLFDTAHFTDSLAMYPFQGGGCYLLLGSVEVDYHFPTITVTKMAKMPFIPDPRYEQENDWKYRAQQRIREDVSMTHRAPYPQEHEINIPRLKMSN